A section of the Lepus europaeus isolate LE1 chromosome 10, mLepTim1.pri, whole genome shotgun sequence genome encodes:
- the LOC133768297 gene encoding cytochrome P450 2D17-like isoform X1, whose protein sequence is MGLLSGEALAPLAVAVAIFLLLVDLMHRRPRWAARYPPGPVGIPGLGNLLQVDFRGIPNCFRQLRHRYGDVFSLQLACTPVVVLNGPAVMREALVTCGEDTADRPYSHSSEHLGFGPHAQGVIMAHYGPAWREQRRFSVSTLRNFGLGKKSLEQWVTEEAACLCAAFTDHAGRPFSPIVLLNKAVGNVITSLTFGCRFEYNDHHLTKLIDLIQTMVEESAGILPLVLNVVPMLLRIPGLVDKVFRGQKAFMALLDKLVSEHRMTRDPAQPPRDLTDSFLAQVEKAKGNPESSFNDDNLHLVVADLFAAGMFTTSITLSWALLLMILHPDVQRQVQQEIDEVIGPARRPEMGDQARMPYTTAVVHEVQRFADIIPLGVPHQTSRDVEVQGFLIPKEPVPAGTGGIRGAMAGVTLGSDMDEQSLGSGLLERVQGTVLFTNLSSVLKDEAVWEKPFRFHPGHFLDAQGRFVKQEAFMPFSAGRRACLGEPLARMELFLFFTCLLQRFSFSVPAGQPQPSDQGVPGFLVTPAPYQLCAVTH, encoded by the exons ATGGGGCTCCTGTCGGGAGAGGCACTGGCgcccctggctgtggctgtggccatcTTCCTGCTCCTCGTGGACCTGATGCACAGGCGCCCACGCTGGGCTGCCCGCTACCCGCCGGGCCCCGTGGGAATACCTGGCCTGGGCAACCTGCTGCAGGTGGACTTCCGAGGCATCCCGAACTGCTTCCGTCAG CTGCGGCACCGCTATGGGGACGTGTTCAGCCTGCAGCTGGCCTGTACACCTGTGGTTGTGCTCAACGGGCCGGCGGTGATGCGGGAGGCGCTGGTGACTTGCGGCGAGGACACCGCGGACCGCCCTTACTCACACTCTTCGGAACACCTGGGCTTTGGGCCCCACGCGCAAG GGGTCATCATGGCACACTATGGACCAGCGTGGCGTGAGCAGCGCCGCTTCTCCGTGTCCACGCTGCGCAACTTCGGCCTGGGCAAGAAGTCACTGGAGCAGTGGGTGACCGAGGAGGCCGCCTGCCTCTGCGCCGCCTTCACCGACCATGCCG GACGCCCCTTTAGCCCCATCGTGCTGCTGAACAAAGCCGTTGGCAACGTGATCACCTCACTCACCTTTGGGTGCCGCTTTGAGTACAACGACCATCACTTAACCAAGCTGATAGATCTGATACAGACCATGGTGGAGGAGTCAGCGGGGATCTTGCCACTG GTGCTGAACGTGGTCCCCATGCTCCTGCGCATCCCGGGCTTGGTGGACAAGGTCTTCCGTGGGCAGAAGGCTTTCATGGCTCTGCTGGATAAGCTGGTGAGCGAGCACCGCATGACACGggacccagcccagcctccccgggACCTGACGGACAGCTTCCTGGCTCAGGTGGAGAAG gccAAGGGAAACCCTGAGAGCAGCTTTAACGATGACAACCTGCACTTGGTGGTCGCTGACCTGTTTGCTGCTGGCATGTTCACCACATCGATCACACTGTCCTGGGCCCTCCTGCTCATGATCCTGCACCCGGATGTGCAGC GCCAGGTCCAGCAGGAGATCGATGAGGTCATAGGGCCGGCGCGGCGACCAGAGATGGGGGACCAGGCCCGCATGCCCTATACCACCGCCGTGGTTCACGAGGTGCAGCGCTTCGCGGACATCATCCCACTGGGGGTGCCTCACCAGACATCGCGGGACGTTGAGGTGCAGGGCTTCCTCATCCCCAAG GAACCAGTGCCTGCAGGGACCGGTGGCATCAGGGGTGCCATGGCAGGTGTCACACTTGGCTCTGACATGGATGAGCAGTCCTTGGGCTCAGGGCTCCTTGAAAGagtccag gggacagtgctgtTCACCAACCTGTCATCGGTGCTGAAGGACGAGGCCGTCTGGGAGAAGCCCTTCCGCTTCCACCCGGGACACTTCCTGGACGCCCAGGGCCGCTTCGTGAAGCAGGAGGCCTTCATGCCTTTCTCCGCAG GCCGCCGCGCGTGCCTCGGGGAGCCCCTGGCCCGCATGgagctcttcctcttcttcacctGCCTGCTGCAGCGCTTCAGCTTCTCGGTGCCCGCGGGACAGCCCCAGCCCAGCGACCAAGGGGTCCCTGGTTTCCTGGTGACCCCAGCCCCCTACCAGCTGTGTGCTGTGACCCACTAG
- the LOC133768297 gene encoding cytochrome P450 2D17-like isoform X2 translates to MGLLSGEALAPLAVAVAIFLLLVDLMHRRPRWAARYPPGPVGIPGLGNLLQVDFRGIPNCFRQLRHRYGDVFSLQLACTPVVVLNGPAVMREALVTCGEDTADRPYSHSSEHLGFGPHAQGVIMAHYGPAWREQRRFSVSTLRNFGLGKKSLEQWVTEEAACLCAAFTDHAGRPFSPIVLLNKAVGNVITSLTFGCRFEYNDHHLTKLIDLIQTMVEESAGILPLVLNVVPMLLRIPGLVDKVFRGQKAFMALLDKLVSEHRMTRDPAQPPRDLTDSFLAQVEKAKGNPESSFNDDNLHLVVADLFAAGMFTTSITLSWALLLMILHPDVQRQVQQEIDEVIGPARRPEMGDQARMPYTTAVVHEVQRFADIIPLGVPHQTSRDVEVQGFLIPKGTVLFTNLSSVLKDEAVWEKPFRFHPGHFLDAQGRFVKQEAFMPFSAGRRACLGEPLARMELFLFFTCLLQRFSFSVPAGQPQPSDQGVPGFLVTPAPYQLCAVTH, encoded by the exons ATGGGGCTCCTGTCGGGAGAGGCACTGGCgcccctggctgtggctgtggccatcTTCCTGCTCCTCGTGGACCTGATGCACAGGCGCCCACGCTGGGCTGCCCGCTACCCGCCGGGCCCCGTGGGAATACCTGGCCTGGGCAACCTGCTGCAGGTGGACTTCCGAGGCATCCCGAACTGCTTCCGTCAG CTGCGGCACCGCTATGGGGACGTGTTCAGCCTGCAGCTGGCCTGTACACCTGTGGTTGTGCTCAACGGGCCGGCGGTGATGCGGGAGGCGCTGGTGACTTGCGGCGAGGACACCGCGGACCGCCCTTACTCACACTCTTCGGAACACCTGGGCTTTGGGCCCCACGCGCAAG GGGTCATCATGGCACACTATGGACCAGCGTGGCGTGAGCAGCGCCGCTTCTCCGTGTCCACGCTGCGCAACTTCGGCCTGGGCAAGAAGTCACTGGAGCAGTGGGTGACCGAGGAGGCCGCCTGCCTCTGCGCCGCCTTCACCGACCATGCCG GACGCCCCTTTAGCCCCATCGTGCTGCTGAACAAAGCCGTTGGCAACGTGATCACCTCACTCACCTTTGGGTGCCGCTTTGAGTACAACGACCATCACTTAACCAAGCTGATAGATCTGATACAGACCATGGTGGAGGAGTCAGCGGGGATCTTGCCACTG GTGCTGAACGTGGTCCCCATGCTCCTGCGCATCCCGGGCTTGGTGGACAAGGTCTTCCGTGGGCAGAAGGCTTTCATGGCTCTGCTGGATAAGCTGGTGAGCGAGCACCGCATGACACGggacccagcccagcctccccgggACCTGACGGACAGCTTCCTGGCTCAGGTGGAGAAG gccAAGGGAAACCCTGAGAGCAGCTTTAACGATGACAACCTGCACTTGGTGGTCGCTGACCTGTTTGCTGCTGGCATGTTCACCACATCGATCACACTGTCCTGGGCCCTCCTGCTCATGATCCTGCACCCGGATGTGCAGC GCCAGGTCCAGCAGGAGATCGATGAGGTCATAGGGCCGGCGCGGCGACCAGAGATGGGGGACCAGGCCCGCATGCCCTATACCACCGCCGTGGTTCACGAGGTGCAGCGCTTCGCGGACATCATCCCACTGGGGGTGCCTCACCAGACATCGCGGGACGTTGAGGTGCAGGGCTTCCTCATCCCCAAG gggacagtgctgtTCACCAACCTGTCATCGGTGCTGAAGGACGAGGCCGTCTGGGAGAAGCCCTTCCGCTTCCACCCGGGACACTTCCTGGACGCCCAGGGCCGCTTCGTGAAGCAGGAGGCCTTCATGCCTTTCTCCGCAG GCCGCCGCGCGTGCCTCGGGGAGCCCCTGGCCCGCATGgagctcttcctcttcttcacctGCCTGCTGCAGCGCTTCAGCTTCTCGGTGCCCGCGGGACAGCCCCAGCCCAGCGACCAAGGGGTCCCTGGTTTCCTGGTGACCCCAGCCCCCTACCAGCTGTGTGCTGTGACCCACTAG